A section of the Larus michahellis chromosome 1, bLarMic1.1, whole genome shotgun sequence genome encodes:
- the IGSF11 gene encoding immunoglobulin superfamily member 11 isoform X2 encodes MTRRRPGGGGRWVPVALAALLALRGLVHPLEVSVSSGSIQVARGQTAVLPCTFTTNAALTNLNVIWMVIPLSNANQPQQVILYQGGQIFGGAPQFYGRVGFAVTMPTTSASIFINNTQLSDTGTYQCLVNNLPDRGVRNIGVIGLTVLVPPSAPLCRIQGSLDVGSDITLTCSSEEGIPRPTYLWEKLDNVPKLPPTATQAHPRSIGLIAGAVATGAVVLVVCIVLVAVALFYWKNKHKEEEEEEIPNEIREDDLPPKCSSAAKTFHADASSSENDTLTSSNTYNSRYWNDPKANHATDSFTRFSNSNDAHQPPFSRSGSTSTRPVYANGGHPSPAPPKTLVVTASTAPSPQEVIRSNGSVSRKPRPPHTRSYAVSQATLERIGAVPVMVPAQSRAGSLV; translated from the exons GTCTGGTGCATCCTCTGGAGGTGTCAGTCAGTTCAGGGAGTATCCAGGTTGCCCGAGGCCAGACAGCAGTATTGCCCTGCACCTTCACCACTAACGCTGCTCTCACTAACCTTAATGTCATCTGGATGGTCATTCCTCTTTCTAACGCCAACCAGCCTCAACAG gttATCCTCTACCAAGGGGGTCAGATCTTTGGTGGTGCACCTCAGTTCTATGGGCGAGTGGGGTTTGCTGTGACAATGCCAACCACCAGTGCCTCCATCTTCATCAACAACACTCAGCTATCGGATACTGGCACATACCAGTGTTTGGTCAACAATCTTCCTGACAGAGGTGTCAGGAATATTGGAGTCATTGGACTTACTGTCCTGG TTCCTCCTTCTGCCCCGCTTTGCAGAATCCAGGGGTCCCTGGACGTGGGCAGCGATATCACACTGACCTGCAGCTCGGAAGAAGGCATCCCCCGGCCAACATACCTCTGGGAGAAACTGGACAATGTTCCCAAGTTGCCCCCAACTGCCACACAAG cccaccccCGGAGTATCGGCCTGATTGCAGGAGCAGTGGCCACAGGTGCCGTTGTGCTTGTTGTTTGCATTGTGTTGGTGGCTGTGGCActgttttactggaaaaataaacacaaagaagaagaagaggaggagattcCCAATGAGATAAG GGAGGATGACCTGCCGCCCAAATGCTCCTCCGCTGCAAAGACATTCCATGCCGACGCGTCCTCGTCAGAGAACGACACCCTCACCTCCTCCAACACCTACAACAGCCGCTACTGGAATGACCCCAAAGCCAACCATGCCACAGACTCCTTCACCCGCTTCAGCAACAGCAACGATGCCCACCAGCCCCCCTTCTCCCGTTCAGGGAGCACAAGCACCCGCCCTGTCTATGCCAATGGTGGCCACCCGTCCCCGGCTCCCCCTAAGACGCTGGTGGTGACGGCCAGCACAGCGCCGTCCCCTCAGGAGGTGATCCGGAGCAACGGCTCGGTCAGCAGGAAACCACGGCCGCCGCACACCCGCTCCTATGCCGTCAGCCAGGCCACGCTGGAGCGGATCGGGGCTGTCCCTGTCATGgtgcctgcccagagccgggctGGCTCCCTTGTGTAG
- the IGSF11 gene encoding immunoglobulin superfamily member 11 isoform X1, producing the protein MTRRRPGGGGRWVPVALAALLALRGLVHPLEVSVSSGSIQVARGQTAVLPCTFTTNAALTNLNVIWMVIPLSNANQPQQVILYQGGQIFGGAPQFYGRVGFAVTMPTTSASIFINNTQLSDTGTYQCLVNNLPDRGVRNIGVIGLTVLVPPSAPLCRIQGSLDVGSDITLTCSSEEGIPRPTYLWEKLDNVPKLPPTATQDQVQGTVTLRNISTVSSGLYQCVASNAIGTSTCLLDLQVIAPHPRSIGLIAGAVATGAVVLVVCIVLVAVALFYWKNKHKEEEEEEIPNEIREDDLPPKCSSAAKTFHADASSSENDTLTSSNTYNSRYWNDPKANHATDSFTRFSNSNDAHQPPFSRSGSTSTRPVYANGGHPSPAPPKTLVVTASTAPSPQEVIRSNGSVSRKPRPPHTRSYAVSQATLERIGAVPVMVPAQSRAGSLV; encoded by the exons GTCTGGTGCATCCTCTGGAGGTGTCAGTCAGTTCAGGGAGTATCCAGGTTGCCCGAGGCCAGACAGCAGTATTGCCCTGCACCTTCACCACTAACGCTGCTCTCACTAACCTTAATGTCATCTGGATGGTCATTCCTCTTTCTAACGCCAACCAGCCTCAACAG gttATCCTCTACCAAGGGGGTCAGATCTTTGGTGGTGCACCTCAGTTCTATGGGCGAGTGGGGTTTGCTGTGACAATGCCAACCACCAGTGCCTCCATCTTCATCAACAACACTCAGCTATCGGATACTGGCACATACCAGTGTTTGGTCAACAATCTTCCTGACAGAGGTGTCAGGAATATTGGAGTCATTGGACTTACTGTCCTGG TTCCTCCTTCTGCCCCGCTTTGCAGAATCCAGGGGTCCCTGGACGTGGGCAGCGATATCACACTGACCTGCAGCTCGGAAGAAGGCATCCCCCGGCCAACATACCTCTGGGAGAAACTGGACAATGTTCCCAAGTTGCCCCCAACTGCCACACAAG ACCAAGTCCAGGGCACTGTCACTCTCCGAAATATCAGCACTGTGTCCTCAGGTCTTTACCAATGTGTGGCTTCAAATGCCATTGGAACCAGCACTTGCCTTCTGGACCTGCAAGTCATTGCGC cccaccccCGGAGTATCGGCCTGATTGCAGGAGCAGTGGCCACAGGTGCCGTTGTGCTTGTTGTTTGCATTGTGTTGGTGGCTGTGGCActgttttactggaaaaataaacacaaagaagaagaagaggaggagattcCCAATGAGATAAG GGAGGATGACCTGCCGCCCAAATGCTCCTCCGCTGCAAAGACATTCCATGCCGACGCGTCCTCGTCAGAGAACGACACCCTCACCTCCTCCAACACCTACAACAGCCGCTACTGGAATGACCCCAAAGCCAACCATGCCACAGACTCCTTCACCCGCTTCAGCAACAGCAACGATGCCCACCAGCCCCCCTTCTCCCGTTCAGGGAGCACAAGCACCCGCCCTGTCTATGCCAATGGTGGCCACCCGTCCCCGGCTCCCCCTAAGACGCTGGTGGTGACGGCCAGCACAGCGCCGTCCCCTCAGGAGGTGATCCGGAGCAACGGCTCGGTCAGCAGGAAACCACGGCCGCCGCACACCCGCTCCTATGCCGTCAGCCAGGCCACGCTGGAGCGGATCGGGGCTGTCCCTGTCATGgtgcctgcccagagccgggctGGCTCCCTTGTGTAG
- the IGSF11 gene encoding immunoglobulin superfamily member 11 isoform X3: MVIPLSNANQPQQVILYQGGQIFGGAPQFYGRVGFAVTMPTTSASIFINNTQLSDTGTYQCLVNNLPDRGVRNIGVIGLTVLVPPSAPLCRIQGSLDVGSDITLTCSSEEGIPRPTYLWEKLDNVPKLPPTATQDQVQGTVTLRNISTVSSGLYQCVASNAIGTSTCLLDLQVIAPHPRSIGLIAGAVATGAVVLVVCIVLVAVALFYWKNKHKEEEEEEIPNEIREDDLPPKCSSAAKTFHADASSSENDTLTSSNTYNSRYWNDPKANHATDSFTRFSNSNDAHQPPFSRSGSTSTRPVYANGGHPSPAPPKTLVVTASTAPSPQEVIRSNGSVSRKPRPPHTRSYAVSQATLERIGAVPVMVPAQSRAGSLV, from the exons ATGGTCATTCCTCTTTCTAACGCCAACCAGCCTCAACAG gttATCCTCTACCAAGGGGGTCAGATCTTTGGTGGTGCACCTCAGTTCTATGGGCGAGTGGGGTTTGCTGTGACAATGCCAACCACCAGTGCCTCCATCTTCATCAACAACACTCAGCTATCGGATACTGGCACATACCAGTGTTTGGTCAACAATCTTCCTGACAGAGGTGTCAGGAATATTGGAGTCATTGGACTTACTGTCCTGG TTCCTCCTTCTGCCCCGCTTTGCAGAATCCAGGGGTCCCTGGACGTGGGCAGCGATATCACACTGACCTGCAGCTCGGAAGAAGGCATCCCCCGGCCAACATACCTCTGGGAGAAACTGGACAATGTTCCCAAGTTGCCCCCAACTGCCACACAAG ACCAAGTCCAGGGCACTGTCACTCTCCGAAATATCAGCACTGTGTCCTCAGGTCTTTACCAATGTGTGGCTTCAAATGCCATTGGAACCAGCACTTGCCTTCTGGACCTGCAAGTCATTGCGC cccaccccCGGAGTATCGGCCTGATTGCAGGAGCAGTGGCCACAGGTGCCGTTGTGCTTGTTGTTTGCATTGTGTTGGTGGCTGTGGCActgttttactggaaaaataaacacaaagaagaagaagaggaggagattcCCAATGAGATAAG GGAGGATGACCTGCCGCCCAAATGCTCCTCCGCTGCAAAGACATTCCATGCCGACGCGTCCTCGTCAGAGAACGACACCCTCACCTCCTCCAACACCTACAACAGCCGCTACTGGAATGACCCCAAAGCCAACCATGCCACAGACTCCTTCACCCGCTTCAGCAACAGCAACGATGCCCACCAGCCCCCCTTCTCCCGTTCAGGGAGCACAAGCACCCGCCCTGTCTATGCCAATGGTGGCCACCCGTCCCCGGCTCCCCCTAAGACGCTGGTGGTGACGGCCAGCACAGCGCCGTCCCCTCAGGAGGTGATCCGGAGCAACGGCTCGGTCAGCAGGAAACCACGGCCGCCGCACACCCGCTCCTATGCCGTCAGCCAGGCCACGCTGGAGCGGATCGGGGCTGTCCCTGTCATGgtgcctgcccagagccgggctGGCTCCCTTGTGTAG